A segment of the Ochotona princeps isolate mOchPri1 chromosome 16, mOchPri1.hap1, whole genome shotgun sequence genome:
GGGCAGCTGAGACTCAGGGTTGGGAGTGCAGGTCCTACTCTGAGGTCAGGGTTAGCCTCAAAGTCAAGGGGCACCCCTTTGAGGTCAGAGGTACCTTTCTGAAGCTTGGATAAGATTTGAGGTGGGGATTCAAAGGATTGGTTGGAGTAAGGGTGTCCCCTGTACCATCTGGCTCAGCACTCACCCCCTCAGGGCCCGGCCCGGGCCGCAGCAGATGGACAGGCTGCTCATTCTCCAGGTTGCGAAGTGTTGGGTCTGCCCCCGCTGCCAACAGGTGCCGCACAATGGCCTCCTGGGGTGGCCCAGGGGGCAGGGCAGCCGCCATGTGAAGAGCTGTGTTCCCATGGGCCTGAACAGCGAGAGAAATGTGATGAGGGTGCAGACTGTGCCAGCCATGGCCCTACAAGCTGCACCTAGCATCGTGTAACTCTGTGTCCATCCTACACAGTGCTCAGCCCCCCAAATATCCCATCATTCCTCCCCCGACATGTCTCATACAACCTGCACCTCCCAGCCCAGGACTTCACCTTCATGTTGACAAAAGTCCGCAGGTCTCCCCGTGGtagctccagcagcagctgaaCCAGCGTGGGATTGGCGGCCTGCACGGCCAAGTGCAGGACCGTCTTGTTGCTCTTGATCTCCTGCCAAGAGGGTGAGGAGGAGGTGCCGTTCGCACAACTGTGCCCTAGCTGGAATGGTTTCCTTAGCATTTCAGGCAAGCGCATGCACTGATGGTCCTATTTTTAACACACTGAAGGCACGCTGTCCCACATGGACCATACTGTGCAAAGACAGGTGTCCGACGGCACAAGTCTTTGGACTAAGCCCACAGCCAGTTCTGTTGAGctgctttctctctatctttttggggaaatgaaagatctttccagaAATGACACTTTATGACAATGTGCCTTTGTAGCCTGGAACGATCATGAACATGAAGGGGGTGAGCAGAACCACCCACCTCGCTCTCCTGATACACTATGGTGAGAAAACAGAGGTGGGAAAAGCATCACTTAGatcctgattttgtttttaatgggaaaaaaaagtatgcCTTGCAAGTCTGCAGTGTTACAGAGCTGCTGGGGTTGGAAGAAGCATCTTTGTAAGGTGCAGATCAATGTTTCATGGAAAAGATGGGCTTTGGTCTTTTATGTTAGGGTGTAGCTAATGGAGAAAGACAGGAGAATCAGAACATTCTTAGAAAAATGGAAAGCGAAACACAACACCACAGAAACTGGCTCCAGACCTTCCTTCCCCCACAGCGAAATGTGTTTCACTCTCTGGGGCGGCCCCTGAAGAGGCTGCTGTCAGAAGTGAGAGAGTGACTTCACCGCGAGCCTCTGACTTCCTTGGTTCCAGTCCCCTCTCTGACACTCACAATTTGTGTAAGATTTTGGGGGATGGGGGTTGTCACTGTGGTACGGCACattaagtcaccacttgtgatgttggcatctcccgtgggagcactggttcaaggcccagctgctccacttctgaagcaGTCCCTtgttaacgcacctgggaaggcagtggaagatggcttcagctgtttgagtccctgccacccacgtgggagtcccaggggagtcccaggctcctggcctcagcctggcccagggctggatgtttttggggagtaagccattgcatagaagatctctcgtttttctttgctctgtaattctgccttccaactaaataaaaaaatctctatatatatatttctgactCCCTGTACCTgttttttcatctataaaatgcaTAGAGTGGTGACAACCCCTGCTTGAAGGAGTGTTTGTGAGGGCTTGGTGAGGTAATCCTTGACTCTGTGTTGCCTAAACAGGAGCGATGATTGCCAAGTTCACTACCAGTTTGACATTAGGGAAGGGAAGTAACAAGATCGCGGTCACACAGTGAGGAGGAGGCAAGGTCGGTGCCCTTGACCTCCAGGCAGGCCACCCACAGCCCAGCTCACCTGACTGGTGTGGTCAGCACCCATGTGCAGTAACATCTGAACGCAAGCCAGTCTGTCTCGGGCTTGGGTACTCAGCCCCTGGGGACAGAGGTTGGGTGGACACATGGCAACATTGAAGGCCAGGATGGCTGTGTGGAGGGCAGTGAGTCCTGCagaagggagagagtgagggaCCCGTATGGGAACACTCGGCCAACCTCCCACCCCAGTCCTGCCCACATCCAACCTACCTTCAAAGTCTCTGGCTTCCAGGTCAACCTGAACTCCTGAGTTAAACACGGCCTGGTTGGGGGAAAGGCAGGGTACAATTACAAACAAGTCTTCTCCATAGGCTTCCTCATtctggaagccagcagctgggcagcTGGTTTACCCCCAGATGCCCCACCTATTAGTGGGCCATACCGAGAGGACGCCTGGCAGCCCGTAGGTCGCAGCTACATGCAGGATGGAACGTCCCCGATGGTCAGTGGCATTGGGCTCTGCTCCAAGGTTCAGCAGATCCTCCACAATCAGAGGCTGGTTGGCAGCGGCGGCTACCAGCAGAGGCGTCTGCCAGTCACAAGAGGAGTTAATCTGGTTCCCCAGAACTGAGAGCCCCACAGCCTTCTCTGGGACGTGAGTCCAGGCATCAGGTCTCTCACCTTGCCCTTATGCTCACGCACGTCCAGCTGTCTGTAAGCCTGCAGCACCTCGGCTGCTGCGTACGCCGCCCAGCGCAGCCCCCGGGCTGCCAacaggtgcaggagcctaggAACAGGCAGAGGCCAGTGGTGAAGACAGTCCTTCTACTGAGCTTGGGGTCTGCAGGCATCCCACCTTCCCCATACTCACGTGTCCCCCTCTTCATCCTGGGCCAGCAGCTGTTGAGGCCCTAAAGCCAGCATGTGAGCTCGGGCTGTGTCCAGGGACGGGCCAGCAGAAGGGGGCAGCTGTGGGGGTCCCGGGGGGAGTCCAGAAGCCCTCCAGGATCCTGCCTGGGCTAGGGGAGGTTCTGCATACAGCCGTGCATCCAAGTGGTCCTAAAGGGTAGAGTTGATGTGGACAGCCAGTCAGTAGAAAATTCCCCATCCTTAACCACAaggcaccccctcccccacatAGACAGACGCCTTGGCCAAGTGGCCAGGTGTCCCATCTGTGCCAAATGACCTTGAACTGTCAGACCTCAGGGTAACTCATCTAGGGAGGGGGATCTTAATCCAGCTGCAGAAACCTGGCCTGAAAACTGCCTGGGGCCCCTCAGCATCTTGTTCCCACTCACCTCCAGGGGAAACTGGCACGACCGCCCAGGGTCCCAGGGCGGGTAGAAGTCAGGAGTGGGGAAACCTTGGGCAGCGGGCACAGGGTGAGCGTAGGTACTGTCTGGGTAGGCTGCATGCATGTTGGGGTCCCAGTCTGGAAAGCCTGTGGCAGGTGCCTGGCTTCCAGGCCCACCGGTCTCCTGGTGTCCTGGGAAGTGAGCATGGCCTGTAAGAGGGGCAAGGGCAGGCCTGATTACCAGGGTCAGAGAGgtcactgccagggctggggcctaGAAGCTGGCACGTCAGCCAATCGGCTAACACCTGGACCGCTCCAAGACTCAGTGTTCCAGCCTCCAATCTCTTGGGGTACCAGAACACGGGCAGCCTGGGCCACTAGAGGCCTACAGTATGGGCTCTAAGGAATCAGGGAAGCCAGAGCCAGCCAAAGCAGGATCAGGGGGCCCAACCCCTGGAGCCCCCCAAATTCTAAGCTGGGATGGTCAAGTCCAAGggcaagctggggctgggaactgaGGGaccctgaagatttttttttcttccccagaCTTACCAGCCTCCACCTCATTCATAGGTGGGGGCACGCTTGGGGGCTGCGGCTGCGGAGGTGGGAGCTGTCCCTGTAAGTGTACAAACACAAAGGGACAAGGGTCAACTCACGGGGCACAGGTCTTAGCACCAGTCCCCATGGGGCAGGGCTCCGGGTCCCCGGAGCTGAGCAGCTCATGGTGGCCTCATGCGCCTTTCCCACGCACTGGGTTCCTGGGCCTCACCGCGACCCCACCGGCATCAGGCTGCTGCTGGCGGCGCCTCTGttcttccaggagcttcttcactgTCTGCGTGGGGCAGTGGCTGCGCTCGTGCCGGCTCactgagggggaggagggagcagaaGGAGTGGAGGAAGTCATCGGGGTCCGATTCACCCAATCACGCGAGGGAAGCAAGTGTGGGCGCAACCCTCCTCGCCCTCGCCCTCCCGCGCGGAAAACCTGGCACACGGTGGCGCCGCCTTGAGAAGGAAGTCCAAAGCCAACAGATCTGGGGTGCGGCGCCCGCCCCCGCCTTTTCCTTCCCTTTACTCCGCGCTTTCCCTCTGACCCAACTTTCCACCAGCGTAGTGGAAactggggatgggggaggagcGCTCCCATCCCTCCACCCAACCCTCCCCGCAGAAGCTCCCCTCActttctttaagaagaaaaaaaaaatcccactccCTAGGTCTCTTAGGCTAGAGGCTCTGCGGGTCTCTGTACATCACTCCCTGGGGAACCATTCTTTCTGGGCTGCCTGCAATGGCTGTGCTTAAGcaaaccctccccacccctacccccaccccataCACTCCCCTGGAAGTCAAGGGGCCCCAAGCTCGATTCCCCCACCTTCTCCCTGCGCATCCCAGGCAGGAGTCCCTATGCCCGGCCCCTCCCTCCGCCCCCATCCTGCAGACACAGCCGGGGGCCCAGAGTCCCAGCATCCGGAGTCCCAGGCACCCTACAggcctccaggtctctcaagccTCACCCCTTCCGAGCCTGGGGTTCCGGCCAAGGAAGAGTTAAGCTCGGAAACAGCCCAGCCGCGACAACGCGCTCACGTAATGGCGTTGCACACGCAAGGGAATCTTCCGTCCCTCCCGGGCCCCTGCCGGCTCTGCGCCGCTGCAGGTGTCCGGCtgcgcggggcggggcgcgcggCCGAGCGTGGCGCTGGTGGAATCCCCGCACGTGGGGAATTCCTGCCCAGCCCGGAGACCCTGGACGGGTGGCGACGCGGGAAACCCGGGGCCCGGCCAGGGTCACGGCCAGTGTGGACACCCGTGGCCAGGCGCCGCCTCTGCGGGCCAAGGCCAGGGGCAGAGCTTAGGCCACGCCCCCCCGAGACCAGCGCGTCCACTGGGGCGAGCCCGAGCTCAGCCCTCTCTCCGAAAGGATCCGCAGGCGCGACCCCCTTCTTTTCCCACTGAAAGACCCAGGCCTTTCACCCCTGGAACCCAACATTCCGGATTCCCAGTCCCCTACGTCCCCAGAGGCTGGGGAGCGCAGAAACGCAGCCCCTTCTCGGTCCGGATCCAGGAGCCCTGGACCCCCTCCCCTCCAACCCCGGGTACCCCCAGTCTCAGCACCCGGGACCTAAAGCTCCAGCTCGGTTTCTCAGGGAACTCTAGAGTCCAGGCTCCAGTCCCCCACCTCTGCAGCTGCCCGTGCCTCCCCCACGCTCCATTCCATTACCTCGGGGGTTGCGAGGCGCGGATGGCGGCCCCCCAGGGCCGCGGCCTCGGCGCTGCGCCAGTCTCGCAGTTTCCCCGCGGAGCCGCCGCCGGGGTCCCCCGATCTTAAACCAGATCACCCCCGCGAAGTTTTTAAATTGGGGTTTGGGCTCCGCCCCGACGTGGTCAGGCCCCGCCCACAGGCCCGGGAGTCCCCGCGTCCGGCTCGGGTGAACCCACAAAGTAGGAGCGGCTGACACTGGGTCTCCCGGAGGGGCGGAGTCGAGGGTCCCCGACTTCTCGGTCTccgctgggggtggggcagccgGTGTTGACTCCCGAGTCCTGGtcagggaggaggctgggagtcCTAACAACCTGGgtctggggtggtggtggtggagggaggtCTTGGGTCTTGGCTGATCAAGGAGCCGCGTGGGGCTGGGCTCGGGATTCCAGCTTCCGGTTAATGcgcaccctggggggcagccggCTCAGCCCCGGGGGTCCCTGCCCCGCACCCACCCCCGCACACCTGGATGGcgcttccagcttctggcttgcaTCTGGTCCAGCAGCaccagctgtggtgggcattcAGGGATagaaccaggggatgaaaaacggcggtctctgcctttcaaataagtagcaaTAAAATTTCCAAAAACTTCAATTATCTCTTAGAAAATTGGAGAGCCAACAGGTgtctcaatctctccctcttgctTGCATGTCCTTGTGCTATGTCAGGGTTCAGGCATTCTTTCAGCACGTGAGCGAGGGGTTACATCAGGGGAGCCCCTGGGCTGCACTCTGGGACAGAGCCGGCAGGGAGCAGACTGGCATTCCCAAGCCTGGAGCTGACCTTGGGGCCAGAGGCTTTCTCGATTCCCACTTGGTGGCAGTGCAGAGCAGTGACCATGACCATGATGTCCTTCTCCCATGCTCTCCTGGGTCTGCTGTCCTCACTGGCTCCTCTGTCTCAGTTTCCTGGCTGGCTCCTCCTTTTtccccattgtgtgtgtgtgtgtgtatgtgtgtgtatgtatgtgtgtgtgcatgtgtgtgtgtgtgttggggtggggtggggagtctTTGTGTGCTCACTTCCTTGTGATCCACTCAGTGCCAAGGCTTTTAAATGCCATCCCTAAGCCATCAGCCACTCCCCACCCACTCCTACCCTGTGACATCCCCAGACCCATTTGTCCTCAGTACCGTGGGTGTCTCGCATGTCTGCGAGGAGGCGTGTCAGCCGTGGCGCTTTGGCCCCTCCCTGTGCTGGTGGACACCCATCTCGTCAGTTGCTCTGGCCAGAAGCCTCTGTCATGCCAGATCCTTTTCTCAACCCAGCCACATCCATCCCATCCCATGGGCAAATTTGGTTGGTTCCACCTTCCACAAATTCGCAGATTCTTACTCCTGGCCCCCCTGCACCCTCACCTGGCAGCCATAGCTGCCTCTCTCATCCCCAGCCACCCAGCTTGTTCCCCAAAGGCAGTCACAAGGACACCCCACACGCACAGGAAGTAGGGGGCCCTGGTGACAACAGGGTGACATCCGCTGCCTGCTCCCCTACGCTTCCTCCAGCCTTCTCTGGACCCCAGGCC
Coding sequences within it:
- the NFKBID gene encoding NF-kappa-B inhibitor delta isoform X2, with protein sequence MGALLPHPQFPLRWWKVGSEGKRGVKGRKRRGRAPHPRSVGFGLPSQGGATVCQVFRAGGRGRGGLRPHLLPSRDWVNRTPMTSSTPSAPSSPSVSRHERSHCPTQTVKKLLEEQRRRQQQPDAGGVAGQLPPPQPQPPSVPPPMNEVEAGHAHFPGHQETGGPGSQAPATGFPDWDPNMHAAYPDSTYAHPVPAAQGFPTPDFYPPWDPGRSCQFPLEDHLDARLYAEPPLAQAGSWRASGLPPGPPQLPPSAGPSLDTARAHMLALGPQQLLAQDEEGDTLLHLLAARGLRWAAYAAAEVLQAYRQLDVREHKGKTPLLVAAAANQPLIVEDLLNLGAEPNATDHRGRSILHVAATYGLPGVLSAVFNSGVQVDLEARDFEGLTALHTAILAFNVAMCPPNLCPQGLSTQARDRLACVQMLLHMGADHTSQEIKSNKTVLHLAVQAANPTLVQLLLELPRGDLRTFVNMKAHGNTALHMAAALPPGPPQEAIVRHLLAAGADPTLRNLENEQPVHLLRPGPGPEGLRQLLKRSRVAPPGLSS
- the NFKBID gene encoding NF-kappa-B inhibitor delta isoform X5, whose amino-acid sequence is MGALLPHPQFPLRWWKVGSEGKRGVKGRKRRGRAPHPRSVGFGLPSQGGATVCQVFRAGGRGRGGLRPHLLPSRDWVNRTPMTSSTPSAPSSPSVSRHERSHCPTQTVKKLLEEQRRRQQQPDAGGVAVRPRNPGQLPPPQPQPPSVPPPMNEVEAGHAHFPGHQETGGPGSQAPATGFPDWDPNMHAAYPDSTYAHPVPAAQGFPTPDFYPPWDPGRSCQFPLEDHLDARLYAEPPLAQAGSWRASGLPPGPPQLPPSAGPSLDTARAHMLALGPQQLLAQDEEGDTLLHLLAARGLRWAAYAAAEVLQAYRQLDVREHKGKTPLLVAAAANQPLIVEDLLNLGAEPNATDHRGRSILHVAATYGLPGVLSAVFNSGVQVDLEARDFEGAEYPSPRQTGLRSDVTAHGC
- the NFKBID gene encoding NF-kappa-B inhibitor delta isoform X1, with amino-acid sequence MGALLPHPQFPLRWWKVGSEGKRGVKGRKRRGRAPHPRSVGFGLPSQGGATVCQVFRAGGRGRGGLRPHLLPSRDWVNRTPMTSSTPSAPSSPSVSRHERSHCPTQTVKKLLEEQRRRQQQPDAGGVAVRPRNPGQLPPPQPQPPSVPPPMNEVEAGHAHFPGHQETGGPGSQAPATGFPDWDPNMHAAYPDSTYAHPVPAAQGFPTPDFYPPWDPGRSCQFPLEDHLDARLYAEPPLAQAGSWRASGLPPGPPQLPPSAGPSLDTARAHMLALGPQQLLAQDEEGDTLLHLLAARGLRWAAYAAAEVLQAYRQLDVREHKGKTPLLVAAAANQPLIVEDLLNLGAEPNATDHRGRSILHVAATYGLPGVLSAVFNSGVQVDLEARDFEGLTALHTAILAFNVAMCPPNLCPQGLSTQARDRLACVQMLLHMGADHTSQEIKSNKTVLHLAVQAANPTLVQLLLELPRGDLRTFVNMKAHGNTALHMAAALPPGPPQEAIVRHLLAAGADPTLRNLENEQPVHLLRPGPGPEGLRQLLKRSRVAPPGLSS
- the NFKBID gene encoding NF-kappa-B inhibitor delta isoform X6, which translates into the protein MNEVEAGHAHFPGHQETGGPGSQAPATGFPDWDPNMHAAYPDSTYAHPVPAAQGFPTPDFYPPWDPGRSCQFPLEDHLDARLYAEPPLAQAGSWRASGLPPGPPQLPPSAGPSLDTARAHMLALGPQQLLAQDEEGDTLLHLLAARGLRWAAYAAAEVLQAYRQLDVREHKGKTPLLVAAAANQPLIVEDLLNLGAEPNATDHRGRSILHVAATYGLPGVLSAVFNSGVQVDLEARDFEGLTALHTAILAFNVAMCPPNLCPQGLSTQARDRLACVQMLLHMGADHTSQEIKSNKTVLHLAVQAANPTLVQLLLELPRGDLRTFVNMKAHGNTALHMAAALPPGPPQEAIVRHLLAAGADPTLRNLENEQPVHLLRPGPGPEGLRQLLKRSRVAPPGLSS
- the NFKBID gene encoding NF-kappa-B inhibitor delta isoform X4, coding for MGALLPHPQFPLRWWKVGSEGKRGVKGRKRRGRAPHPRSVGFGLPSQGGATVCQVFRAGGRGRGGLRPHLLPSRDWVNRTPMTSSTPSAPSSPSVSRHERSHCPTQTVKKLLEEQRRRQQQPDAGGVAGQLPPPQPQPPSVPPPMNEVEAGHQETGGPGSQAPATGFPDWDPNMHAAYPDSTYAHPVPAAQGFPTPDFYPPWDPGRSCQFPLEDHLDARLYAEPPLAQAGSWRASGLPPGPPQLPPSAGPSLDTARAHMLALGPQQLLAQDEEGDTLLHLLAARGLRWAAYAAAEVLQAYRQLDVREHKGKTPLLVAAAANQPLIVEDLLNLGAEPNATDHRGRSILHVAATYGLPGVLSAVFNSGVQVDLEARDFEGLTALHTAILAFNVAMCPPNLCPQGLSTQARDRLACVQMLLHMGADHTSQEIKSNKTVLHLAVQAANPTLVQLLLELPRGDLRTFVNMKAHGNTALHMAAALPPGPPQEAIVRHLLAAGADPTLRNLENEQPVHLLRPGPGPEGLRQLLKRSRVAPPGLSS
- the NFKBID gene encoding NF-kappa-B inhibitor delta isoform X3 translates to MGALLPHPQFPLRWWKVGSEGKRGVKGRKRRGRAPHPRSVGFGLPSQGGATVCQVFRAGGRGRGGLRPHLLPSRDWVNRTPMTSSTPSAPSSPSVSRHERSHCPTQTVKKLLEEQRRRQQQPDAGGVAVRPRNPGQLPPPQPQPPSVPPPMNEVEAGHQETGGPGSQAPATGFPDWDPNMHAAYPDSTYAHPVPAAQGFPTPDFYPPWDPGRSCQFPLEDHLDARLYAEPPLAQAGSWRASGLPPGPPQLPPSAGPSLDTARAHMLALGPQQLLAQDEEGDTLLHLLAARGLRWAAYAAAEVLQAYRQLDVREHKGKTPLLVAAAANQPLIVEDLLNLGAEPNATDHRGRSILHVAATYGLPGVLSAVFNSGVQVDLEARDFEGLTALHTAILAFNVAMCPPNLCPQGLSTQARDRLACVQMLLHMGADHTSQEIKSNKTVLHLAVQAANPTLVQLLLELPRGDLRTFVNMKAHGNTALHMAAALPPGPPQEAIVRHLLAAGADPTLRNLENEQPVHLLRPGPGPEGLRQLLKRSRVAPPGLSS